A single Nycticebus coucang isolate mNycCou1 chromosome 16, mNycCou1.pri, whole genome shotgun sequence DNA region contains:
- the EIF4G1 gene encoding eukaryotic translation initiation factor 4 gamma 1 isoform X6, whose product MMIPSQISYSASQGAYYIPGQGRSTYVVPTQQYPVQPGAPGFYPGASPTEFGTYAGAYYPAQGVQQFPTGVAPTPVLMNQPPQIAPKRERKTIRIRDPNQGGKDITEEIMSGARTASTPTPPQTGGGMEPQANGETPQVAVIVRPDDRSQGAITGVRPGLPGPEHSPSESQPSSPSPTPSPPPILEPGSEPNLAVLSVPGDAMTTGMIHMSVEESTPISNETGEPYCLSPEPTPLAEPILEVEVTLSKPIPESEFSSSPLQVSTPLASHTVEIHEPNGMVPSEDLEPEEESSPEIAPLPPSACLSESPVPIAPTAQPEELLNGAPSPPAVDLSPVSEPEEQPKEITTASMAPATVLTVTPPMAPSTTSAQEEEMEEEEEEGEAREAESEKAGEELLPPESAPVQAHSSQNLEATAATQVAVSVPKRRRKIKELNKKEAVGDLLDAFKEVNPTVPEVENQPPAVNNPGPESEGGSIPSRPEEADETWDSKEDKIHNAENIQPGEQKYEYKSDQWKPLNLEEKKRYDREFLLGFQFIFASMQKPEGLPHISDVVLDKANKTPLRPLDPTRLQGINCGPDFTPSFANLGRPALSTRGPPRGGPGGELPRGPQAGLGPRRSQQGPRKEPRKIIATVLMTEDIKLNKAEKAWKPSSKRTAADKDRGEEDADGSKTQDLFRRVRSILNKLTPQMFQQLMKQVTQLAIDTEERLKGVIDLIFEKAISEPNFSVAYANMCRCLMALKVPTTEKPTVTVNFRKLLLNRCQKEFEKDKDDDEVFEKKQKEMDEAATAEERGRLKEELEEARDIARRRSLGNIKFIGELFKLKMLTEAIMHDCVVKLLKNHDEESLECLCRLLTTIGKDLDFEKAKPRMDQYFNQMEKIIKEKKTSSRIRFMLQDVLDLRGSNWVPRRGDQGPKTIDQIHKEAEMEEHREHIKVQQLMAKGSDKRRGGPPGPPISRGLPLVDDGGWNTVPISKGSRPIDTSRLTKITKPGSIDSNNQLFAPGGRLSWGKGSSGGSGAKPSDAASEASRPATSTLNRFSALQQAVPTESTDNRRVVQRSSLSRERSEKAGDRGDRLERSERGSDRGDRLDRARTPATKRSFSKEVEERSRERPSQPEGLRKAASLTEDRDRGRDAVKREATLPPVSPPKAALSEEELEKKSKAIIEEYLHLNDMKEAVQCVQELASPSLLFIFVRHGVESTLERSAIARERVGQLLHQLLCAGHLSTTQCYQGLYEILELAEDMEIDIPHVWLYLAELITPILQEGGVPMGELFQEITKPLRPLGKATSLLLQILGLLCKSMGPKKVGTLWREAGLSWKEFLPEGQDIGAFVAKQKVEYTLGEESEALGQRALPSEELTKQLEKLLKEGSSNQRVLDWIEANLSDQQIASNTLVRALMTAVCYSAIIFEIPLRVDVAVLKVRAKLLQKYLCDEQKELQALYALQALVVTLDQPPSLLRMFFDALYDEDVVKEDAFYSWESSKDPAEQQGKGVALKSVTAFFNWLREEEEEESDHN is encoded by the exons ATGATGATCCCTTCCCAGATCTcctactcagcctcccagggggcCTACTACATCCCTGGACAG GGGCGTTCCACATATGTTGTCCCGACACAGCAGTACCCTGTGCAGCCAGGAGCCCCAGGCTTCTATCCGGGTGCAAGCCCTACAGAATTTGGGACCTACG CTGGCGCCTATTATCCAGCCCAAGGAGTGCAGCAGTTTCCCACTGGTGTGGCCCCCACCCCAGTTTTGATGAACCAGCCACCCCAGATTGCTCCCAAGAGGGAGCGTAAGACG ATCCGAATTCGAGATCCAAACCAAGGAGGAAAAGATATCACAGAAGAGATCATGTCTGGGGCCCGCACTgcctccactcccacccctccccag ACGGGAGGCGGTATGGAGCCTCAAGCTAATGGGGAGACGCCCCAAGTTGCTGTCATTGTCCGGCCAG ATGACCGGTCACAGGGAGCAATCACTGGGGTCCGGCCAGGACTGCCTGGCCCAGAACACAGCCcttcagaatcccagccttcATCACCTTCTCCAACCCCATCACCACCCCCAATCTTGGAGCCGGGGTCTGAGCCTAATCTTGCAGTCCTCTCTGTTCCTGGAGACGCCATGACAACGGGGATGATACACATGTCTGTAGAAGAATCAACCCCCATCTCCAATGAAACTGGGGAGCCATATTGCCTCTCTCCAGAACCCACTCCGCTTGCTGAACCCATACTGGAAGTAGAAGTGACACTTAGCAAACCAATTCCAGAATCCGAGTTTTCTTCCAGTCCTCTCCAGGTTTCTACCCCCCTGGCATCTCACACAGTGGAAATTCATGAGCCTAATGGCATGGTACCATCTGAAGATCTGGAACCAGAGGAGGAGTCAAGCCCAGAGAttgcccctctccctccatcgGCTTGCCTTTCTGAGTCTCCTGTGCCCATTGCTCCCACTGCCCAACCTGAGGAACTGCTCAACGGAGCCCCCTCGCCACCAGCTGTGGACTTAAGCCCAGTCAGTGAGCCAGAGGAGCAGCCCAAGGAGATTACTACAGCATCAATGGCCCCTGCCACCGTCCTCACTGTCACTCCACCTATGGCTCCTTCAACTACTTCTGCTCAGGAAGAGgaaatggaggaagaggaggaagaaggagaagcaAGAGAAGCTGAGAGTGAGAAGGCAGGAGAGGAACTGCTCCCTCCAGAGAGCGCCCCTGTCCAAGCCCACTCATCCCAGAATTTGGAGGCAACAGCAGCCACACAAG tggcAGTATCTGTGCCAAAGAGGAGACGGAAAATTAAGGAGCTAAATAAGAAGGAGGCTGTGGGAGACCTTCTAGATGCCTTTAAGGAG GTGAACCCAACAGTCCCAGAGGTCGAGAATCAGCCTCCTGCAGTCAACAATCCAGGCCCAGAGTCTGAAGGTGGCAGTATACCCTCACGGCCTGAGGAAGCAGATGAGACCTGGGACTCGAAGGAAGACAAAATTCACAATGCTGAGAACATCCAGCCAGGGGAACAGAAGTATGAATATAAGTCAG ATCAGTGGAAGCCTCTAAACCTTGAGGAGAAAAAACGTTATGATCGTGAGTTCCTGCTCGGCTTTCAGTTTATCTTTGCCAGCATGCAGAAGCCAGAGGGATTGCCCCACATCAGTGATGTGGTGCTGGACAAG GCCAACAAAACACCACTTCGGCCACTGGATCCCACCAGACTACAAGGCATAAATTGTGGCCCAGACTTCACTCCATCCTTTGCCAACCTTGGCAGACCAGCACTTAGCACCCGTGGGCCCCCAAGGGGTGGGCCAGGTGGGGAGCTGCCCCGAGGGCCG CAGGCTGGCCTGGGACCCCGACGCTCTCAGCAGGGCCCCCGAAAGGAACCACGTAAGATCATTGCCACAGTGTTAATGACCGAGGATATAAAACTGAACAAAGCAGAAAAGGCCTGGAAACCCAGCAGCAAACGAACAGCGGCTGATAAGGACCGAGGGGAAGAGGATGCTGATGGCAGCAAGACCCAG GACCTGTTTCGTAGGGTGCGCTCCATCCTGAATAAGCTGACACCCCAGATGTTCCAGCAGCTGATGAAGCAAGTAACACAGCTGGCCATTGACACCGAGGAACGGCTCAAAGGGGTCATTGACCTCATCTTTGAGAAGGCCATTTCAGAGCCCAACTTCTCTGTGGCCTATGCCAACATGTGCCGCTGCCTCATGGCG CTGAAAGTGCCCACTACAGAAAAGCCAACAGTAACTGTGAACTTCCGTAAACTCTTGTTGAATCGATGTCAGAAGGAATttgagaaagacaaagatgatgaTGAGGTTTTTGAGAAGAAGCAAAAAGAGATGGATGAAGCTGCTACG GCAGAGGAACGGGGACGCCTGAAGGAAGAGTTGGAAGAGGCTCGGGACATAGCCCGGCGGCGTTCTTTAGGGAATATCAAGTTTATTGGGGAACTATtcaagctgaagatgttaacagaggCGATAATGCACGACTGTGTGGTCAAACTACTTAAGAACCATGATGAGGAGTCTCTTGAGTGCCTTTGCCGTCTGCTTACCACCATTGGCAAAGACCTGGACTTTGAAAAAGCCAAG CCCCGAATGGATCAGTATTTCAACCAGATGgagaaaatcattaaagaaaagaagacatcATCTCGCATACGCTTTATGCTGCAGGACGTGCTGGATCTGCGAGGA AGCAATTGGGTGCCACGCCGAGGGGATCAGGGTCCCAAGACCATTGATCAGATCCAcaaggaggcagagatggaggagCACCGGGAGCACATCAAAGTGCAGCAGCTCATGGCCAAGGGCAGTGACAAGCGCCGGGGTGGCCCTCCAGGCCCACCTATAA GCCGTGGCCTTCCACTTGTGGATGATGGTGGCTGGAACACAGTCCCCATCAGCAAAGGCAGCCGCCCCATTGACACCTCACGGCTCACCAAGATCACCAAG cCTGGCTCCATTGATTCCAACAACCAGCTCTTTGCGCCTGGAGGGCGACTGAGCTGGGGCAAGGGCAGCAGTGGAGGCTCAGGAGCCAAGCCCTCAGATGCAG CATCAGAAGCTTCTCGTCCAGCTACTAGTACCTTGAATCGCTTCTCAGCCCTTCAACAAGCAGTACCCACAGAAAGCACAGACAATAGACGTGTGGTACAGAG GAGTAGCTTGAGCCGAGAACGAAGTGAGAAAGCTGGGGACCGGGGAGACCGCCTAGAGCGGAGTGAACGGGGAAGTGACCGTGGGGACCGGCTTGATCGTGCACGGACACCTGCCACCAAGCGGAGCTTTAGCAAGGAAGTGGAGGAGCGGAGTCGAGAGCGGCCCTCCCAGCCTGAGGGACTGCGCAAGGCAGCTAGTCTCACAGAAGATCGGGACCGCGGGCGGGATGCTG TGAAGCGAGAAGCCACCCTTCCCCCAGTGAGCCCTCCAAAGGCTGCACTGTCAGAGGAGGAGCTGGAGAAGAAATCTAAGGCCATCATTGAGGAATACCTTCATCTCAATGACATGAAG GAGGCAGTACAGTGTGTGCAAGAGCTGGCTTCACCCTCCCTGCTCTTCATCTTTGTCCGGCATGGTGTTGAGTCTACACTGGAGCGCAGTGCCATTGCTCGCGAGCGTGTGGGGCAGCTGCTGCACCAGCTGCTCTGTGCTGGACACCTCTCCACTACTCAGTGCTACCAAGG GCTGTATGAAATCCTGGAATTGGCTGAAGACATGGAAATTGACATCCCCCATGTGTGGCTCTACCTAGCGGAACTAATAACACCCATTCTGCAGGAAGGTGGAGTGCCCATGGGAGAGCTATTTCA GGAGATTACAAAGCCTTTGAGACCCCTGGGCAAGGCTACTTCCCTGTTGCTACAGATTCTGGGCCTCCTGTGCAAAAGCATG GGTCCCAAAAAAGTGGGGACACTCTGGCGAGAAGCTGGGCTCAGCTGGAAAGAATTTCTACCTGAAGGCCAGGACATTGGTGCATTCGTCGCTAAACAG AAGGTGGAGTATACTCTGGGAGAGGAGTCAGAAGCCCTTGGCCAGAGGGCACTACCTTCTGAGGAGCTGACCAAACAGCTGGAGAAGCTGCTGAAGGAGGGCAGCAGTAACCAGCGGGTGCTCGACTGGATAGAG GCCAACCTTAGTGATCAGCAAATAGCATCCAACACATTAGTTCGAGCCCTCATGACAGCTGTCTGCTATTCTGCAATCATCT TTGAGATTCCCCTCCGAGTGGATGTTGCAGTGCTGAAAGTGCGAGCGAAACTGCTACAGAAATACCTGTGTGACGAGCAGAAGGAGTTGCAGGCGCTCTATGCCCTCCAGGCCCTTGTAGTGACCTTAGACCAGCCCCCCA GCCTGCTTCGGATGTTCTTTGATGCCCTGTATGACGAGGACGTGGTGAAGGAGGACGCCTTCTACAGCTGGGAGAGTAGCAAGGACCCTGCTGAGCAGCAGGGCAAGGGTGTGGCCCTTAAATCTGTCACAGCCTTCTTCAATTGGCTtcgtgaggaggaggaggaggagtctgACCACAACTGA
- the EIF4G1 gene encoding eukaryotic translation initiation factor 4 gamma 1 isoform X3, producing the protein MNKAPQSTGPPPAPSPGLPQPAFPPGQTAPVVFSTPQATQMNTPSQPRQHFYPSRAQPPSSAASRVQSAAPARPGPAAHVYPAGSQVMMIPSQISYSASQGAYYIPGQGRSTYVVPTQQYPVQPGAPGFYPGASPTEFGTYAGAYYPAQGVQQFPTGVAPTPVLMNQPPQIAPKRERKTIRIRDPNQGGKDITEEIMSGARTASTPTPPQTGGGMEPQANGETPQVAVIVRPDDRSQGAITGVRPGLPGPEHSPSESQPSSPSPTPSPPPILEPGSEPNLAVLSVPGDAMTTGMIHMSVEESTPISNETGEPYCLSPEPTPLAEPILEVEVTLSKPIPESEFSSSPLQVSTPLASHTVEIHEPNGMVPSEDLEPEEESSPEIAPLPPSACLSESPVPIAPTAQPEELLNGAPSPPAVDLSPVSEPEEQPKEITTASMAPATVLTVTPPMAPSTTSAQEEEMEEEEEEGEAREAESEKAGEELLPPESAPVQAHSSQNLEATAATQVAVSVPKRRRKIKELNKKEAVGDLLDAFKEVNPTVPEVENQPPAVNNPGPESEGGSIPSRPEEADETWDSKEDKIHNAENIQPGEQKYEYKSDQWKPLNLEEKKRYDREFLLGFQFIFASMQKPEGLPHISDVVLDKANKTPLRPLDPTRLQGINCGPDFTPSFANLGRPALSTRGPPRGGPGGELPRGPQAGLGPRRSQQGPRKEPRKIIATVLMTEDIKLNKAEKAWKPSSKRTAADKDRGEEDADGSKTQDLFRRVRSILNKLTPQMFQQLMKQVTQLAIDTEERLKGVIDLIFEKAISEPNFSVAYANMCRCLMALKVPTTEKPTVTVNFRKLLLNRCQKEFEKDKDDDEVFEKKQKEMDEAATAEERGRLKEELEEARDIARRRSLGNIKFIGELFKLKMLTEAIMHDCVVKLLKNHDEESLECLCRLLTTIGKDLDFEKAKPRMDQYFNQMEKIIKEKKTSSRIRFMLQDVLDLRGSNWVPRRGDQGPKTIDQIHKEAEMEEHREHIKVQQLMAKGSDKRRGGPPGPPISRGLPLVDDGGWNTVPISKGSRPIDTSRLTKITKPGSIDSNNQLFAPGGRLSWGKGSSGGSGAKPSDAASEASRPATSTLNRFSALQQAVPTESTDNRRVVQRSSLSRERSEKAGDRGDRLERSERGSDRGDRLDRARTPATKRSFSKEVEERSRERPSQPEGLRKAASLTEDRDRGRDAVKREATLPPVSPPKAALSEEELEKKSKAIIEEYLHLNDMKEAVQCVQELASPSLLFIFVRHGVESTLERSAIARERVGQLLHQLLCAGHLSTTQCYQGLYEILELAEDMEIDIPHVWLYLAELITPILQEGGVPMGELFQEITKPLRPLGKATSLLLQILGLLCKSMGPKKVGTLWREAGLSWKEFLPEGQDIGAFVAKQKVEYTLGEESEALGQRALPSEELTKQLEKLLKEGSSNQRVLDWIEANLSDQQIASNTLVRALMTAVCYSAIIFEIPLRVDVAVLKVRAKLLQKYLCDEQKELQALYALQALVVTLDQPPSLLRMFFDALYDEDVVKEDAFYSWESSKDPAEQQGKGVALKSVTAFFNWLREEEEEESDHN; encoded by the exons ATGAACAAAGCTCCACAGTCCACAGGCCCCCCACCTGCCCCATCCCCTGGACTCCCACAG CCAGCGTTTCCCCCGGGGCAGACAGCGCCCGTGGTGTTCAGTACGCCACAAGCAACACAAATGAACACGCCTTCTCAGCCCCGCCAG CATTTCTACCCTAGTCGGGCTCAGCCCCCAAGCAGTGCAGCCTCCCGAGTACAGAGTGCAGCCCCTGCCCGCCCTGGCCCAGCTGCCCATGTCTACCCTGCTGGATCCCAAGTAATGATGATCCCTTCCCAGATCTcctactcagcctcccagggggcCTACTACATCCCTGGACAG GGGCGTTCCACATATGTTGTCCCGACACAGCAGTACCCTGTGCAGCCAGGAGCCCCAGGCTTCTATCCGGGTGCAAGCCCTACAGAATTTGGGACCTACG CTGGCGCCTATTATCCAGCCCAAGGAGTGCAGCAGTTTCCCACTGGTGTGGCCCCCACCCCAGTTTTGATGAACCAGCCACCCCAGATTGCTCCCAAGAGGGAGCGTAAGACG ATCCGAATTCGAGATCCAAACCAAGGAGGAAAAGATATCACAGAAGAGATCATGTCTGGGGCCCGCACTgcctccactcccacccctccccag ACGGGAGGCGGTATGGAGCCTCAAGCTAATGGGGAGACGCCCCAAGTTGCTGTCATTGTCCGGCCAG ATGACCGGTCACAGGGAGCAATCACTGGGGTCCGGCCAGGACTGCCTGGCCCAGAACACAGCCcttcagaatcccagccttcATCACCTTCTCCAACCCCATCACCACCCCCAATCTTGGAGCCGGGGTCTGAGCCTAATCTTGCAGTCCTCTCTGTTCCTGGAGACGCCATGACAACGGGGATGATACACATGTCTGTAGAAGAATCAACCCCCATCTCCAATGAAACTGGGGAGCCATATTGCCTCTCTCCAGAACCCACTCCGCTTGCTGAACCCATACTGGAAGTAGAAGTGACACTTAGCAAACCAATTCCAGAATCCGAGTTTTCTTCCAGTCCTCTCCAGGTTTCTACCCCCCTGGCATCTCACACAGTGGAAATTCATGAGCCTAATGGCATGGTACCATCTGAAGATCTGGAACCAGAGGAGGAGTCAAGCCCAGAGAttgcccctctccctccatcgGCTTGCCTTTCTGAGTCTCCTGTGCCCATTGCTCCCACTGCCCAACCTGAGGAACTGCTCAACGGAGCCCCCTCGCCACCAGCTGTGGACTTAAGCCCAGTCAGTGAGCCAGAGGAGCAGCCCAAGGAGATTACTACAGCATCAATGGCCCCTGCCACCGTCCTCACTGTCACTCCACCTATGGCTCCTTCAACTACTTCTGCTCAGGAAGAGgaaatggaggaagaggaggaagaaggagaagcaAGAGAAGCTGAGAGTGAGAAGGCAGGAGAGGAACTGCTCCCTCCAGAGAGCGCCCCTGTCCAAGCCCACTCATCCCAGAATTTGGAGGCAACAGCAGCCACACAAG tggcAGTATCTGTGCCAAAGAGGAGACGGAAAATTAAGGAGCTAAATAAGAAGGAGGCTGTGGGAGACCTTCTAGATGCCTTTAAGGAG GTGAACCCAACAGTCCCAGAGGTCGAGAATCAGCCTCCTGCAGTCAACAATCCAGGCCCAGAGTCTGAAGGTGGCAGTATACCCTCACGGCCTGAGGAAGCAGATGAGACCTGGGACTCGAAGGAAGACAAAATTCACAATGCTGAGAACATCCAGCCAGGGGAACAGAAGTATGAATATAAGTCAG ATCAGTGGAAGCCTCTAAACCTTGAGGAGAAAAAACGTTATGATCGTGAGTTCCTGCTCGGCTTTCAGTTTATCTTTGCCAGCATGCAGAAGCCAGAGGGATTGCCCCACATCAGTGATGTGGTGCTGGACAAG GCCAACAAAACACCACTTCGGCCACTGGATCCCACCAGACTACAAGGCATAAATTGTGGCCCAGACTTCACTCCATCCTTTGCCAACCTTGGCAGACCAGCACTTAGCACCCGTGGGCCCCCAAGGGGTGGGCCAGGTGGGGAGCTGCCCCGAGGGCCG CAGGCTGGCCTGGGACCCCGACGCTCTCAGCAGGGCCCCCGAAAGGAACCACGTAAGATCATTGCCACAGTGTTAATGACCGAGGATATAAAACTGAACAAAGCAGAAAAGGCCTGGAAACCCAGCAGCAAACGAACAGCGGCTGATAAGGACCGAGGGGAAGAGGATGCTGATGGCAGCAAGACCCAG GACCTGTTTCGTAGGGTGCGCTCCATCCTGAATAAGCTGACACCCCAGATGTTCCAGCAGCTGATGAAGCAAGTAACACAGCTGGCCATTGACACCGAGGAACGGCTCAAAGGGGTCATTGACCTCATCTTTGAGAAGGCCATTTCAGAGCCCAACTTCTCTGTGGCCTATGCCAACATGTGCCGCTGCCTCATGGCG CTGAAAGTGCCCACTACAGAAAAGCCAACAGTAACTGTGAACTTCCGTAAACTCTTGTTGAATCGATGTCAGAAGGAATttgagaaagacaaagatgatgaTGAGGTTTTTGAGAAGAAGCAAAAAGAGATGGATGAAGCTGCTACG GCAGAGGAACGGGGACGCCTGAAGGAAGAGTTGGAAGAGGCTCGGGACATAGCCCGGCGGCGTTCTTTAGGGAATATCAAGTTTATTGGGGAACTATtcaagctgaagatgttaacagaggCGATAATGCACGACTGTGTGGTCAAACTACTTAAGAACCATGATGAGGAGTCTCTTGAGTGCCTTTGCCGTCTGCTTACCACCATTGGCAAAGACCTGGACTTTGAAAAAGCCAAG CCCCGAATGGATCAGTATTTCAACCAGATGgagaaaatcattaaagaaaagaagacatcATCTCGCATACGCTTTATGCTGCAGGACGTGCTGGATCTGCGAGGA AGCAATTGGGTGCCACGCCGAGGGGATCAGGGTCCCAAGACCATTGATCAGATCCAcaaggaggcagagatggaggagCACCGGGAGCACATCAAAGTGCAGCAGCTCATGGCCAAGGGCAGTGACAAGCGCCGGGGTGGCCCTCCAGGCCCACCTATAA GCCGTGGCCTTCCACTTGTGGATGATGGTGGCTGGAACACAGTCCCCATCAGCAAAGGCAGCCGCCCCATTGACACCTCACGGCTCACCAAGATCACCAAG cCTGGCTCCATTGATTCCAACAACCAGCTCTTTGCGCCTGGAGGGCGACTGAGCTGGGGCAAGGGCAGCAGTGGAGGCTCAGGAGCCAAGCCCTCAGATGCAG CATCAGAAGCTTCTCGTCCAGCTACTAGTACCTTGAATCGCTTCTCAGCCCTTCAACAAGCAGTACCCACAGAAAGCACAGACAATAGACGTGTGGTACAGAG GAGTAGCTTGAGCCGAGAACGAAGTGAGAAAGCTGGGGACCGGGGAGACCGCCTAGAGCGGAGTGAACGGGGAAGTGACCGTGGGGACCGGCTTGATCGTGCACGGACACCTGCCACCAAGCGGAGCTTTAGCAAGGAAGTGGAGGAGCGGAGTCGAGAGCGGCCCTCCCAGCCTGAGGGACTGCGCAAGGCAGCTAGTCTCACAGAAGATCGGGACCGCGGGCGGGATGCTG TGAAGCGAGAAGCCACCCTTCCCCCAGTGAGCCCTCCAAAGGCTGCACTGTCAGAGGAGGAGCTGGAGAAGAAATCTAAGGCCATCATTGAGGAATACCTTCATCTCAATGACATGAAG GAGGCAGTACAGTGTGTGCAAGAGCTGGCTTCACCCTCCCTGCTCTTCATCTTTGTCCGGCATGGTGTTGAGTCTACACTGGAGCGCAGTGCCATTGCTCGCGAGCGTGTGGGGCAGCTGCTGCACCAGCTGCTCTGTGCTGGACACCTCTCCACTACTCAGTGCTACCAAGG GCTGTATGAAATCCTGGAATTGGCTGAAGACATGGAAATTGACATCCCCCATGTGTGGCTCTACCTAGCGGAACTAATAACACCCATTCTGCAGGAAGGTGGAGTGCCCATGGGAGAGCTATTTCA GGAGATTACAAAGCCTTTGAGACCCCTGGGCAAGGCTACTTCCCTGTTGCTACAGATTCTGGGCCTCCTGTGCAAAAGCATG GGTCCCAAAAAAGTGGGGACACTCTGGCGAGAAGCTGGGCTCAGCTGGAAAGAATTTCTACCTGAAGGCCAGGACATTGGTGCATTCGTCGCTAAACAG AAGGTGGAGTATACTCTGGGAGAGGAGTCAGAAGCCCTTGGCCAGAGGGCACTACCTTCTGAGGAGCTGACCAAACAGCTGGAGAAGCTGCTGAAGGAGGGCAGCAGTAACCAGCGGGTGCTCGACTGGATAGAG GCCAACCTTAGTGATCAGCAAATAGCATCCAACACATTAGTTCGAGCCCTCATGACAGCTGTCTGCTATTCTGCAATCATCT TTGAGATTCCCCTCCGAGTGGATGTTGCAGTGCTGAAAGTGCGAGCGAAACTGCTACAGAAATACCTGTGTGACGAGCAGAAGGAGTTGCAGGCGCTCTATGCCCTCCAGGCCCTTGTAGTGACCTTAGACCAGCCCCCCA GCCTGCTTCGGATGTTCTTTGATGCCCTGTATGACGAGGACGTGGTGAAGGAGGACGCCTTCTACAGCTGGGAGAGTAGCAAGGACCCTGCTGAGCAGCAGGGCAAGGGTGTGGCCCTTAAATCTGTCACAGCCTTCTTCAATTGGCTtcgtgaggaggaggaggaggagtctgACCACAACTGA